Proteins from a genomic interval of Mustela lutreola isolate mMusLut2 chromosome 4, mMusLut2.pri, whole genome shotgun sequence:
- the WBP1L gene encoding WW domain binding protein 1-like isoform X1 codes for MERRRLLGGMALLLLQALPSPLSARAEPPQDKETCVGTNNQSYICDTGHCCGQSQCCNYYYELWWFWLVWTIIIILSCCCVCHHRRAKHRLQAQQRQHEINLIAYREAHNYSALPFYFRFLPNYLLPPYEEVVNRPPTPPPPYSAFQLQQQQLPAQCGPPGGSPPGADPTRGPQGAQSSPLSGPSRSSTRPPSIADPEPSDVPASTAATKAPGMEPSGSVAGLGELDPGAFLDKDSDCKEELLRAYSSEQGGGLPDSKDKTPGRHRRFTGDSGIEVCVCSRGHHDDDLKEFNTLIDDALDGPLDFCDSCHVRPPGDEEEGLCQPSEEQAREPGHPHLPRPPACLLLNTINEQDSPNSQSSSSPS; via the exons gataaggAAACCTGTGTGGGTACCAACAATCAGAGCTACATTTGTGACACAGGACACTGCTGTGGACAGTCTCAGTGCTGCAACTACTACTATGAACTCTGGT ggttCTGGCTGGTGTggaccatcatcatcatcctgaGCTGCTGCTGCGTGTGCCACCACCGCCGAGCCAAGCATCGCCTTCAGGCCCAGCAGCGGCAGCATGAAATCAACCTGATTGCCTACCGGGAAGCCCACAATTACTCAGCGCTGCCATTTTATTTCA GGTTTTTGCCAAACTATTTACTACCTCcttatgaggaagtggtgaacCGACCTCCGACTCCTCCCCCACCGTACAGTGCCTTCCAGctacagcagcagcagctgcccGCACAGTGTGGCCCCCCAGGCGGCAGCCCCCCAGGCGCCGATCCCACCAGGGGCCCCCAGGGGGCGCAGAGCAGCCCCTTGTCTGGGCCCAGCAGAAGCAGCACCAGACCTCCGAGCATCGCTGACCCTGAGCCCTCTGACGTGCCCGCCAGCACAGCAGCCACCAAAGCccctggaatggagcccagtGGCTCTGTGGCCGGCCTGGGGGAGCTGGACCCTGGGGCCTTTCTGGACAAAGATTCCGACTGTAAGGAGGAGCTGCTGAGAGCTTACAGCTCAGAGCAGGGCGGCGGCCTCCCCGATAGCAAAGACAAGACGCCCGGCAGACATCGCCGCTTCACGGGTGACTCGGGCATTGAGGTATGTGTGTGCAGCCGAGGCCACCACGACGACGATCTCAAGGAGTTCAACACACTCATTGACGATGCTCTGGATGGGCCCCTGGACTTCTGCGACAGCTGCCATGTGCGGCCCCCCGGTGACGAGGAGGAAGGCCTCTGCCAGCCCTCCGAGGAGCAGGCCCGAGAGCCCGGGCACCCCCACCTGCCACGGCCCCCTGCGTGCCTGCTGCTGAATACCATCAATGAGCAGGACTCCCCGAACTCGCAGAGCAGCAGCTCCCCCAGCTAG
- the WBP1L gene encoding WW domain binding protein 1-like isoform X2: MPFLLGLRQDKETCVGTNNQSYICDTGHCCGQSQCCNYYYELWWFWLVWTIIIILSCCCVCHHRRAKHRLQAQQRQHEINLIAYREAHNYSALPFYFRFLPNYLLPPYEEVVNRPPTPPPPYSAFQLQQQQLPAQCGPPGGSPPGADPTRGPQGAQSSPLSGPSRSSTRPPSIADPEPSDVPASTAATKAPGMEPSGSVAGLGELDPGAFLDKDSDCKEELLRAYSSEQGGGLPDSKDKTPGRHRRFTGDSGIEVCVCSRGHHDDDLKEFNTLIDDALDGPLDFCDSCHVRPPGDEEEGLCQPSEEQAREPGHPHLPRPPACLLLNTINEQDSPNSQSSSSPS; encoded by the exons gataaggAAACCTGTGTGGGTACCAACAATCAGAGCTACATTTGTGACACAGGACACTGCTGTGGACAGTCTCAGTGCTGCAACTACTACTATGAACTCTGGT ggttCTGGCTGGTGTggaccatcatcatcatcctgaGCTGCTGCTGCGTGTGCCACCACCGCCGAGCCAAGCATCGCCTTCAGGCCCAGCAGCGGCAGCATGAAATCAACCTGATTGCCTACCGGGAAGCCCACAATTACTCAGCGCTGCCATTTTATTTCA GGTTTTTGCCAAACTATTTACTACCTCcttatgaggaagtggtgaacCGACCTCCGACTCCTCCCCCACCGTACAGTGCCTTCCAGctacagcagcagcagctgcccGCACAGTGTGGCCCCCCAGGCGGCAGCCCCCCAGGCGCCGATCCCACCAGGGGCCCCCAGGGGGCGCAGAGCAGCCCCTTGTCTGGGCCCAGCAGAAGCAGCACCAGACCTCCGAGCATCGCTGACCCTGAGCCCTCTGACGTGCCCGCCAGCACAGCAGCCACCAAAGCccctggaatggagcccagtGGCTCTGTGGCCGGCCTGGGGGAGCTGGACCCTGGGGCCTTTCTGGACAAAGATTCCGACTGTAAGGAGGAGCTGCTGAGAGCTTACAGCTCAGAGCAGGGCGGCGGCCTCCCCGATAGCAAAGACAAGACGCCCGGCAGACATCGCCGCTTCACGGGTGACTCGGGCATTGAGGTATGTGTGTGCAGCCGAGGCCACCACGACGACGATCTCAAGGAGTTCAACACACTCATTGACGATGCTCTGGATGGGCCCCTGGACTTCTGCGACAGCTGCCATGTGCGGCCCCCCGGTGACGAGGAGGAAGGCCTCTGCCAGCCCTCCGAGGAGCAGGCCCGAGAGCCCGGGCACCCCCACCTGCCACGGCCCCCTGCGTGCCTGCTGCTGAATACCATCAATGAGCAGGACTCCCCGAACTCGCAGAGCAGCAGCTCCCCCAGCTAG